A single genomic interval of Littorina saxatilis isolate snail1 linkage group LG17, US_GU_Lsax_2.0, whole genome shotgun sequence harbors:
- the LOC138953545 gene encoding NPC intracellular cholesterol transporter 2 homolog a-like: protein MGSSATFLVVFVVLFVGVQSCSLVFKDCGSKTGKVDAVNFNGTCNAEKQAILKKGTSVQLQISLDSNDDSKQLTSVVHGIIAGIPVKFPLGDPDACKKSNIVCPIQKGKKYTYSPVIKVETSYPSISLVVKWEVQDDNNADLFCITIPVIIQN, encoded by the exons ATGGGTTCTTCAGCTACGTTTCttgtcgtttttgtggttttatTTGTGGGAGTACAGTCATGTTCTTTGGTGTTCAAAGACTGTG GCTCGAAGACAGGAAAGGTTGACGCTGTCAACTTCAACGGGACGTGCAACGCTGAAAAGCAGGCGATACTCAAGAAAGGAACGTCGGTGCAGTTGCAAATTAGTTTGGATTCAA ATGACGATTCCAAACAGCTGACATCAGTTGTGCATGGCATCATTGCTGGCATTCCTGTGAAGTTCCCCCTGGGCGACCCCGATGCCTGCAAAAAAAGTAACATAGTCTGCCCTATCCAGAAAGGGAAAAAGTACACCTACTCCCCTGTCATTAAGGTCGAAACCAGTTACCCTTCG ATCTCACTGGTGGTGAAATGGGAGGTGCAAGATGACAACAATGCTGACCTCTTCTGCATCACGATCCCTGTTATCATCCAAAATTGA
- the LOC138953538 gene encoding uncharacterized protein: MAATAVVIILLPLFFTLSGCNEQDSHALLLKVVNAIEKLVRYFKASYQDMNLDGVFGLKVLEGQMQRILDEHGRGQHASLSPSVVQRLQVILNDAKWVGDRAVSAAKADDEQYFTDLQYVISQPWAHLKRHRRVEPTSRWEIPIYQAAKGTDLNEGQSDACMMEIMTPNKSDSTKPGCSFTDKCGGIMTQRGLTEYGITHQILWSALAEKAGCSKEVDDLLKRLGFQSVDHMQLEFCTNNYYEMIAIVHVYMLGRVKGDYQDLFLEQQFVCPSLGFFEFLKKEYLDQVLAWQMPSGCFGEGSEKDDSPAKQGQAPLNLPPKMVLSKLNTLDKLKNMSQMGQLDQKQQQMQQDLKGLKANNKLLQSVLQNRKQAENGDQLDQLHRGLEALNREGNVVPMNQALGGQPARPAGGLVETHPADTQLLYRRKMPQPGGNLVANPFDGGNGLQGDVANSNRLQGNEAHRLQGDRLQANVQNRRGEDIARPQANILDNLVQAKQILNQNAQAAQSLQKQRGVVLAGKSIRGRVKVNRVEGEDTRGLPRHPVIPGVLGNRLQGRRMLSTYETGQATRRKLLVEKEMPGGCRSHKSGVASGALVMYLRYLIDPGPLDLFSPHDFFPNSPRGLLGDEESLNKVMTFLSKQQQNTFVKEGDDDDDDDVGDDEGFNAVQPGGVLGLDGNDDAKGNNVIVGAAGDEEEEDEDEDGEYADGDEMYPDTGGGVGQQQQHERRVVHFGAHDEAGYQDHKKEDYNDKKENGNDEYANEDEEDEEIGADYIKRGKDDGEGAAKDKDDTGLDDDTEYTYYDDNDNTERGIIRRHKPQAPPQNGPRIRTHNRHKPQPPVIDSVVMGQSDSPPTKMVVLLLSATSIVLMIFMYRFIRKRRIHIRHHNRGFFRL, from the exons ATGGCGGCCACTGCGGTTGTCATTATCTTGCTGCCCTTGTTCTTTACTTTGTCAGGTTGCAATGAACAAGATAGCCATGCACTTTTATTAAAAGTGGTAAATGCAATCGAAAAACTAGTCAGATATTTCAAAGCAAGCTACCAGGACATGAACCTTGACGGAGTATTTGGACTCAAAGTGTTAGAAG GTCAGATGCAAAGAATACTGGATGAGCATGGGCGAGGACAGCATGCCAGTTTGAGCCCGTCAGTCGTTCAGCGCCTTCAGGTCATTCTCAACGATGCCAAGTGGGTGGGTGACCGTGCTGTGTCTGCGGCAAAGGCTGATGATGAACAGTACTTCACCGATCTCCAGTACGTCATTTCCCAGCCCTGGGCCCATCTGAAACGCCACCGCAGGGTCGAACCTACCAGTCGTTGGGAGATTCCTATTTACCAGGCTGCAAAGGGAA CGGATTTAAACGAAGGTCAGAGTGACGCCTGTATGATGGAGATCATGACGCCCAATAAGTCTGACAGCACAAAACCAGGCTGCAGCTTTACAGACAAGTGTGGGGGGATCATGACGCAACGCGGCTTGACCGAATACGGCATCACCCATCAAATTCTGTGGAGTGCTTTGGCTGAAAAG GCTGGCTGTAGTAAAGAAGTGGATGACTTGCTGAAGCGACTGGGGTTCCAGTCGGTAGATCACATGCAGCTGGAATTCTGCACCAACAACTACTACGAGATGATCGCCATCGTGCATGTCTACATGTTGGGCAGGGTGAAAGGAGACTACCAGGACCTGTTCCTCGAACAAC AATTTGTCTGCCCAAGCTTGGGGTTCTTCGAGTTCCTGAAGAAGGAGTACCTCGACCAGGTCCTCGCGTGGCAGATGCCGTCAGGATGTTTCGGGGAGGGCTCTGAAAAGGATGACTCACCAGCAAAACAGGGCCAGGCGCCCCTTAACCTGCCCCCCAAGATGGTCCTGAGCAAGCTCAACACTCTTGACAAGCTGAAGAACATGTCCCAGATGGGCCAGCTGGATCAGAAGCAGCAGCAGATGCAGCAGGATCTGAAGGGCTTGAAGGCCAACAACAAGCTGCTTCAGTCTGTGTTGCAGAACCGCAAGCAGGCTGAGAATGGGGATCAGCTGGACCAGCTTCACCGGGGGCTGGAGGCGCTCAACAGAGAGGGAAACGTGGTTCCCATGAACCAGGCCCTGGGTGGTCAGCCTGCCAGGCCTGCTGGTGGACTTGTTGAGACCCACCCTGCAGACACACAGTTGCTGTACAGGAGGAAGATGCCGCAGCCAGGAGGCAACCTTGTTGCTAACCCTTTTGACGGTGGCAACGGACTGCAGGGTGATGTTGCTAACAGCAACAGGCTTCAGGGTAACGAAGCCCACAGACTGCAGGGTGATAGACTCCAAGCTAATGTACAAAACAGACGAGGTGAAGACATAGCCAGACCACAGGCTAACATACTTGACAACCTGGTACAAGCCAAACAAATTTTAAATCAAAATGCTCAGGCTGCACAGAGCCTGCAGAAGCAGAGAGGGGTGGTCCTGGCTGGCAAATCTATCAGAGGTCGCGTCAAGGTGAACAGGGTGGAGGGTGAAGATACCCGAGGTCTCCCCCGTCACCCAGTGATCCCAGGGGTGCTTGGCAACAGGCTTCAAGGACGCAGAATGCTCAGCACCTATGAGACTGGCCAAGCTACCAGAAGGAAGCTCCTTGTGGAGAAAGAAATGCCAG GTGGATGCCGTTCTCACAAGTCGGGAGTGGCGAGCGGAGCTTTGGTCATGTATCTCCGCTACCTGATTGACCCCGGTCCTTTGGATCTCTTCTCTCCACACGACTTCTTCCCAAACAGCCCTCGAGGTCTCCTTGGCGACGAGGAGTCTCTCAACAAGGTCATGACCTTCCTCAGCAAACAGCAGCAGAACACTTTCGTCAAAgaaggtgatgatgatgatgacgacgatgttGGTGATGATGAAGGCTTCAATGCCGTACAACCAGGGGGTGTGTTAGGGCTCGATGGTAACGATGATGCAAAGGGAAACAACGTCATCGTTGGTGCAGCTGGGgacgaggaagaggaagatgaagatgaagatggaGAATACGCTGATGGAGACGAGATGTACCCAGACactgggggaggggtggggcagcagcagcagcatgaAAGGAGGGTGGTTCACTTTGGTGCCCACGATGAAGCTGGCTACCAAGATCACAAGAAAGAGGACTACAATGACAAAAAGGAGAATGGAAACGACGAGTACGCcaacgaagacgaagaagatgAGGAGATTGGCGCCGATTACATCAAGCGCGGCAAAGACGACGGAGAAGGAGCCGCTAAAGATAAAGACGACACAGGTCTGGACGACGACACTGAATACACCTACTATGACGACAATGACAACACAGAACGTGGAATCATCCGGAGGCACAAACCTCAAGCCCCTCCACAAAATGGTCCCAGAATACGGACACACAACCGCCACAAGCCACAGCCACCCGTGATTGACAGTGTGGTAATGGGTCAGTCAGACTCGCCGCCGACAAAAATGGTAGTGTTGCTGTTGAGTGCCACATCTATCGTGTTGATGATTTTCATGTACAGATTTATCCGGAAGAGGCGAATACACATCCGACACCACAACCGAGGCTTCTTCAGGCTGTGA